One window from the genome of Cyprinus carpio isolate SPL01 chromosome B1, ASM1834038v1, whole genome shotgun sequence encodes:
- the LOC122135923 gene encoding transmembrane protein 187-like: protein MAMSALVHVLIPFLLCIALANTHIFDKVLVDVAYDHYAEKRVDNLPAFWQCPFNCLINLGYILLGIYWILQPMSDNRDTCAAVYTKDVFALMAVTYGPVQWVRLATLQHAPSVLDQWFTLHIFSWVLVWCHVVDKGWSSPYALMVESCSVLSYGLALFHDRGFEVALGCHIAFAVFKGVRAQVNLGDTASMRYLCLALLSCAGFVVLKLLDHSLAEYWVFQNLTGHFWSKVCDILQFHYSFCFLTRLSENAHNALINARTFIQLSNKAMNMTCTNPNLVLSSTVILCHRHVQILMINVIKDL from the coding sequence ATGGCAATGTCAGCGCTCGTCCACGTTCTCATACCCTTCCTGCTTTGCATTGCGCTTGCAAACACTCACATTTTCGACAAAGTTTTGGTGGATGTCGCGTATGATCACTATGCGGAAAAGAGAGTCGACAACCTTCCTGCATTCTGGCAATGCCCGTTTAACTGTCTGATAAACTTGGGATACATATTATTAGGTATCTACTGGATCTTGCAACCGATGTCAGACAATAGAGACACCTGTGCAGCCGTCTACACCAAAGACGTGTTTGCGCTAATGGCAGTGACATATGGACCGGTGCAGTGGGTCCGCTTGGCCACCTTGCAGCACGCGCCCTCTGTTTTGGACCAGTGGTTCACTTTACATATTTTTTCGTGGGTGCTGGTGTGGTGTCATGTCGTTGACAAAGGATGGTCGTCCCCTTACGCCTTGATGGTGGAATCGTGCTCTGTCCTCAGCTATGGACTGGCGCTCTTTCACGACCGAGGGTTTGAAGTAGCCCTGGGTTGTCACATCGCCTTCGCTGTGTTCAAAGGCGTCCGAGCGCAGGTGAACCTCGGAGACACTGCGTCCATGCGCTACCTCTGCTTGGCCCTGCTGTCCTGCGCTGGTTTCGTGGTTCTCAAGCTTCTGGATCATTCTCTTGCAGAGTACTGGGTGTTTCAAAATCTCACTGGACATTTCTGGTCCAAAGTTTGCGACATTCTGCAGTTTCATTACAGCTTTTGTTTTCTCACCCGCCTTAGTGAAAATGCACACAACGCTCTCATAAATGCACGTACATTTATTCAGCTGAGTAATAAGGCAATGAACATGACATGTACGAACCCTAATTTAGTCTTGTCTTCAACAGTAATATTATGTCACAGACATGTACAAATTCTAATGATTAATGTGATCAAAGATTTGTAA